The following proteins come from a genomic window of Brevibacillus antibioticus:
- a CDS encoding helix-turn-helix transcriptional regulator produces the protein MVIELTKRQEHILQIVKDDGPITGEHIAERLNLTRATLRPDLSILTMSGYLEARPRVGYFYSGRPASSVISERLHKLLVNDYKAVPIVVSESASAYDAIVTLFLEDVGTLFVVNQKGYLAGVISRKDLLRASLGNKTLEDVPVSIIMSRMPNIITCAPDETLYAAAKKLIDFQIDSLPVVRPSEEDPKQMELLGRVTKTTIAKAFVELGSEPKV, from the coding sequence TTGGTCATCGAGCTTACCAAACGACAAGAGCACATCTTACAGATAGTGAAGGATGACGGACCGATAACAGGAGAGCATATCGCAGAGCGACTGAATTTGACTCGCGCGACGCTGCGCCCTGATTTGTCCATCCTCACGATGTCAGGATATCTAGAAGCCAGACCTCGGGTCGGGTATTTTTATTCCGGCAGACCCGCAAGCTCAGTCATAAGTGAACGGCTTCACAAGCTTCTCGTCAATGACTACAAGGCCGTACCGATCGTGGTTTCCGAATCCGCCTCGGCTTACGACGCCATCGTTACCCTCTTTTTGGAGGATGTTGGCACGTTATTCGTTGTTAATCAAAAAGGATACTTGGCTGGCGTGATCTCACGAAAAGACCTCCTGCGGGCTTCTTTAGGTAATAAGACGCTGGAGGATGTGCCAGTCAGCATTATCATGTCTAGGATGCCGAATATCATTACATGCGCACCTGATGAGACCTTGTACGCAGCCGCCAAAAAGCTGATTGATTTTCAAATCGATTCTCTGCCTGTCGTAAGGCCTAGCGAGGAGGATCCGAAGCAAATGGAGCTGTTGGGGCGCGTCACCAAGACGACGATCGCGAAAGCATTTGTAGAATTGGGCAGCGAACCGAAAGTGTAG
- a CDS encoding pyruvate, water dikinase regulatory protein: MQGNQQGQLIYVVSDSIGETAELVVRAGASQFDRFLFDVQKYPYIEDKESIDEIIASAKESRAMIVFTLVIPELNAYITKQAALHGIPALDVMGPLMNTLQGMLKEPPTGKPGLVRRLDEEYFRKVDAIEFAVKYDDGRDPRGLLRADVVLIGVSRTSKTPLSMYLANKRLKVANVPLVPEVEPPEELFQLPIERCIGLTINPEQLNGIRTERLKALGLTAQANYANLERIAEELAYSKRIIERLGCTVIDVSNKAVEETANIILEMIRKNNLRTERK, translated from the coding sequence ATGCAAGGTAATCAGCAAGGACAGCTCATCTATGTAGTCTCAGACTCCATCGGCGAAACGGCCGAACTTGTCGTTCGCGCAGGAGCTAGTCAGTTTGATCGTTTTTTGTTTGATGTACAAAAGTATCCGTATATAGAAGACAAGGAATCGATTGACGAAATCATTGCTTCGGCAAAAGAATCGCGGGCAATGATCGTATTTACTCTGGTCATTCCGGAGTTGAATGCGTATATTACAAAACAAGCTGCTCTTCACGGAATTCCGGCTCTTGATGTTATGGGGCCTTTGATGAATACATTGCAGGGCATGTTAAAAGAGCCACCAACTGGAAAACCGGGCTTGGTACGCCGACTGGATGAGGAGTATTTCCGGAAAGTAGACGCCATCGAGTTTGCTGTCAAATACGACGATGGTCGGGACCCACGCGGCCTGTTGCGTGCTGATGTGGTTTTGATCGGCGTTTCGCGTACTTCCAAGACGCCTCTTTCCATGTATTTGGCTAACAAACGACTTAAGGTTGCCAATGTTCCGCTTGTCCCGGAGGTAGAGCCACCAGAAGAATTGTTCCAACTGCCAATAGAACGGTGCATTGGGCTTACCATTAATCCGGAGCAACTGAACGGCATTCGGACAGAGCGTCTGAAGGCCCTGGGATTGACTGCACAAGCAAATTACGCGAATCTCGAACGGATTGCCGAAGAACTGGCTTATTCCAAGCGCATTATTGAGCGCCTCGGATGTACCGTTATCGATGTATCCAACAAGGCAGTAGAGGAAACGGCGAACATCATTTTGGAGATGATTCGAAAAAATAATCTCCGAACTGAAAGGAAATAG
- the dnaG gene encoding DNA primase — protein MTGPTSDEFVNQVRAAVDIVDVVGEYVQLRKSGRAFLGLCPFHSEKSPSFNVNAERQFFHCFGCGAGGDIFSFLMKLEQLTFPEALHKLAERAGIAVPQPQQVEESPEKRMKHAMQEAHTFVSRLYHYVLTKTPYGAEAMKYLAKRGMSEATIAEYQIGFAPDSWDFVTQQLTKRGFSQELMVEAGLLARSDAGKIFDRFRGRIMFPIQDSQGNVIGFGGRLLQGSKPNSNQKSQPKYLNSPESLLFNKSATLFNLHRARPIIRKRKEALLFEGYVDVISAGQAGFMQGIATLGTALTEQQARILRRNTESVVLCYDGDAAGQEATSKAIHVLQQAGLIVRVAPLPQGVDPDDYIRQHGAEAFSQQVLLQAMPITAFRLKHLRSQFVIKDETDKARLIAKAVEIINELSSPVERDMYQRQLAEEYSLTLGDLKWESKRAYNQQKSERQRDKVTPAWNNSINNGKVTLAKTLPPAYHTAERMLLYYMMRNEEIAARVQQECSAHFQVDEHDALAAYLYAYYAEGNPEDPGKFIHYVQDDLLKQLASGLAMMECNNDVSELEIGDYIKQVNNYPKRAELERLRDEQRSLHLQAAAADSEDARKQLELQAAVTGMKILELENALKEG, from the coding sequence ATGACTGGTCCCACTTCAGATGAATTTGTAAATCAAGTGCGTGCCGCTGTCGACATCGTAGACGTTGTAGGAGAGTACGTTCAACTGAGAAAAAGCGGTCGTGCCTTTCTCGGTCTATGTCCGTTTCACTCTGAAAAGAGCCCTTCCTTCAACGTAAATGCAGAGCGACAGTTTTTTCATTGCTTTGGCTGTGGAGCAGGTGGGGATATCTTTTCCTTTTTAATGAAACTGGAGCAATTGACTTTTCCAGAGGCACTGCACAAATTGGCGGAGCGTGCCGGGATAGCTGTGCCCCAGCCGCAGCAAGTAGAGGAATCACCTGAAAAACGGATGAAACATGCGATGCAGGAAGCGCATACGTTCGTTTCACGCCTCTACCACTACGTGCTTACGAAAACCCCTTATGGCGCAGAAGCGATGAAGTATCTCGCAAAGCGCGGAATGTCTGAGGCGACAATAGCCGAATACCAAATCGGATTCGCTCCAGATTCCTGGGATTTCGTGACGCAGCAGTTGACAAAGCGGGGATTTTCACAGGAATTGATGGTGGAAGCAGGGCTTTTGGCCAGAAGTGATGCAGGAAAAATCTTTGATCGCTTTCGAGGTCGTATCATGTTTCCGATCCAAGATTCCCAAGGTAACGTCATCGGATTTGGTGGGCGCTTACTGCAAGGATCGAAGCCTAATTCCAACCAAAAGTCTCAACCCAAGTATCTGAATAGCCCGGAAAGCCTTTTGTTCAACAAAAGTGCTACGCTGTTTAATCTTCATCGTGCGCGCCCCATTATCAGAAAGAGAAAAGAGGCGCTATTGTTTGAAGGATATGTCGATGTCATATCGGCAGGGCAGGCGGGTTTTATGCAAGGCATTGCCACTTTGGGAACAGCCTTGACGGAGCAGCAGGCCAGAATTCTTCGTCGCAATACAGAGTCAGTCGTACTCTGTTATGACGGAGATGCTGCAGGACAAGAAGCAACGAGCAAAGCGATTCACGTTTTGCAGCAAGCCGGTTTGATCGTTCGAGTAGCTCCACTTCCACAAGGAGTGGACCCGGATGATTACATCCGCCAGCATGGGGCTGAAGCATTTTCCCAGCAGGTATTGTTACAGGCGATGCCAATTACGGCTTTCCGTCTGAAACATTTACGCAGTCAGTTCGTAATAAAAGATGAGACGGACAAAGCTCGCTTAATTGCGAAGGCGGTCGAGATCATCAACGAGCTCAGCAGCCCGGTTGAACGGGACATGTACCAGCGGCAATTGGCTGAAGAATACTCCCTTACTCTCGGAGATCTCAAATGGGAATCCAAACGCGCCTACAATCAGCAAAAAAGTGAGCGCCAAAGGGATAAAGTGACGCCAGCATGGAATAATAGTATAAATAATGGCAAAGTTACGCTCGCGAAAACACTGCCACCCGCTTATCACACGGCTGAGCGCATGCTGCTTTACTACATGATGCGGAACGAAGAAATAGCTGCCCGCGTCCAACAGGAATGTAGCGCCCACTTTCAGGTGGATGAACACGATGCGCTGGCTGCCTACCTGTACGCCTACTATGCAGAGGGAAACCCGGAAGACCCTGGAAAGTTTATACATTACGTGCAAGACGATTTGTTAAAGCAATTAGCCTCGGGATTGGCCATGATGGAGTGCAACAACGACGTATCTGAATTAGAGATCGGTGACTACATCAAACAAGTGAATAACTACCCGAAGCGTGCCGAGTTGGAACGATTGCGCGATGAGCAGCGGAGCTTACACCTCCAAGCGGCCGCAGCGGACAGCGAGGATGCGCGCAAACAACTTGAACTTCAAGCAGCCGTTACAGGGATGAAGATTCTTGAATTGGAAAATGCTTTAAAAGAAGGGTAG
- a CDS encoding acyl-CoA dehydrogenase family protein: MNFDLTSEQQMLKRMIREFADEVVAPGADERDQTKQFPVEIFKQMSELNLMGLPFSEKYGGAGADSTSFAIVVEELSRVCGSTGITYSAHISLGGAPLALFGTEEQKMNYLSKICSGESFGAFGLTEPNAGSDAGGTRTNAVLADGEWTINGSKCFITNASYASFLALSAVTDKEQGSRGITAFIVPTDAPGFQVLANYEKLGLHSSNTTELVLENVRVPEENVLGKRGEGFKQFLITLDGGRIGIGAMAVGIAQAAYDKALQYSKQRTAFGNSLSHFQAIQHKLADMAMQIELARTMVYKAAWLKDHGRKFTKEAAMAKLYASEIAMSATHQAIQIHGGYGYMREYQVERFFRDARLLEIGEGTSEILRNIIAREIGC; this comes from the coding sequence ATGAACTTCGATTTGACTTCCGAACAACAAATGTTGAAAAGAATGATTCGCGAATTCGCTGATGAGGTAGTGGCACCAGGAGCAGATGAACGCGATCAAACGAAACAATTTCCTGTCGAAATATTCAAGCAGATGAGCGAACTGAACTTGATGGGTCTTCCCTTCTCTGAGAAATACGGGGGTGCGGGAGCTGATTCCACGAGTTTTGCGATCGTTGTAGAAGAGCTTAGTCGTGTATGTGGTTCTACAGGTATCACGTATTCGGCGCATATCTCGTTAGGTGGCGCTCCACTGGCTTTGTTTGGAACGGAAGAGCAAAAGATGAACTATTTAAGCAAAATCTGTTCTGGCGAGAGCTTTGGGGCGTTTGGCTTGACGGAACCGAATGCAGGGTCTGACGCAGGTGGTACGAGGACGAATGCGGTCCTTGCAGACGGGGAGTGGACGATTAACGGCTCCAAATGCTTCATTACCAATGCCTCCTATGCTTCGTTTCTCGCCTTGTCGGCTGTGACTGACAAAGAGCAGGGCTCACGCGGTATTACTGCTTTTATCGTTCCTACAGATGCACCTGGTTTTCAGGTGCTGGCGAACTATGAAAAGCTCGGCTTGCACAGCTCCAATACGACCGAGCTCGTTCTTGAAAATGTCCGCGTACCAGAGGAAAACGTCCTTGGAAAGCGGGGCGAAGGCTTCAAGCAGTTCCTCATTACACTTGATGGTGGGAGAATTGGGATCGGAGCTATGGCAGTAGGAATAGCACAGGCCGCCTACGACAAGGCGCTACAATACTCCAAGCAGCGTACGGCTTTTGGTAATTCCTTGAGTCATTTTCAAGCGATCCAGCACAAGCTGGCGGATATGGCGATGCAAATAGAGTTGGCGAGAACGATGGTGTATAAAGCAGCGTGGCTGAAGGATCATGGTCGCAAATTTACGAAAGAAGCAGCAATGGCAAAATTATATGCTTCGGAGATTGCCATGTCTGCTACTCATCAGGCTATTCAGATTCACGGTGGCTATGGTTATATGCGGGAGTATCAAGTAGAACGATTTTTCCGCGATGCCCGACTGTTAGAGATCGGCGAAGGTACTTCAGAGATTTTACGTAATATCATCGCAAGAGAAATCGGTTGCTAG
- a CDS encoding Nif3-like dinuclear metal center hexameric protein, translating to MHAHGQTVIQYVERLAPKSLAMEGDKIGLHVGTLQKKVKKVMIALDVLESVVDEAIAEGVDLIVAHHAVIYRPLKHLRTDLAAGRVFEKLIKHDIAVYTAHTNLDVAYGGMNDWLAEAVGLTDVDVLDVLSREAWKKLVVFVPATHKEAVFSALAEAGAGHVGNYSHCSFQTEGTGTFLPGEGTNPHIGSTGQLEKAEEVRIEMIVPVSRQSAVVKAMLAAHPYEEVAYDIIPLEQSGTAYGIGRIGTLPAPLSLREFALLVKERFSLHGLRVVGDLDATVKKVAVVGGDGSSFVSKAIFKGADVYLTGDIGYHTAHDAQAEGLSIVDAGHNIEKIMKEKLAAILLEQLQANGYETEVISSRVHTDPFQFV from the coding sequence ATGCATGCGCACGGACAAACAGTAATCCAGTATGTAGAACGTCTGGCGCCAAAATCGTTGGCGATGGAAGGCGACAAGATTGGCCTTCATGTAGGCACCTTGCAAAAAAAGGTAAAAAAAGTAATGATCGCACTAGACGTGCTGGAATCTGTGGTGGATGAAGCAATTGCAGAGGGTGTAGACCTGATTGTGGCTCACCATGCCGTCATTTATCGACCGCTCAAACACCTCCGGACAGATCTCGCCGCAGGACGCGTGTTCGAAAAGCTGATCAAGCACGACATTGCAGTATATACAGCTCATACCAATTTGGATGTTGCGTATGGGGGAATGAACGATTGGCTTGCAGAAGCGGTTGGACTCACTGATGTAGATGTACTGGATGTTCTTTCGCGGGAGGCTTGGAAGAAGCTCGTCGTATTCGTGCCCGCTACCCATAAGGAAGCGGTATTTTCCGCACTTGCTGAAGCGGGTGCAGGGCATGTAGGCAACTATAGCCACTGTTCTTTTCAGACAGAAGGCACTGGAACCTTTTTACCAGGGGAAGGAACGAATCCCCATATCGGTTCGACAGGCCAATTGGAAAAAGCAGAGGAAGTTCGCATCGAGATGATTGTTCCAGTCTCAAGGCAATCGGCTGTGGTCAAAGCAATGCTTGCTGCCCATCCCTACGAAGAAGTCGCCTATGACATCATTCCTTTGGAGCAGTCCGGTACTGCATACGGAATTGGGCGTATTGGCACTCTGCCTGCACCACTGTCGCTGCGTGAGTTTGCTTTGCTCGTCAAAGAACGGTTTTCCCTCCATGGCCTTCGCGTAGTTGGTGACTTGGATGCAACGGTCAAAAAAGTAGCGGTAGTAGGTGGAGACGGCAGCTCTTTTGTTTCCAAAGCCATTTTTAAAGGCGCAGATGTTTATTTAACCGGAGACATTGGGTATCACACCGCACACGATGCGCAAGCAGAAGGCTTGTCGATCGTAGATGCTGGTCACAATATCGAAAAAATCATGAAGGAAAAACTAGCAGCCATCTTGCTTGAACAATTGCAGGCAAATGGTTACGAAACAGAGGTTATTTCTTCGCGCGTGCACACAGATCCGTTCCAATTTGTTTAA
- a CDS encoding S8 family peptidase: MKKRTGKWWAMGLLSSALVMSVFTGVGAASNESTNEFSGSGTARVLIQSDSDVRTGYFAEPLEVRHDFGEEGFTLDLNSDQLNQLKSDPNVKITVLKKLKIAEYIEEDQASEPEFSPAAVVPWGIKAIYKNQSLSATTGGSDVRVAVLDTGVYTQHADLTANAEQCNDFSQASSPVVTGACNDAHGHGTHVAGTVLANGGSGAGIYGVAPDAKLWAYKVLDDSGSGYEDDIAYAIRYAADQSAQLGVKTIISMSLGSSSKSTLMESAITYANQKDVLVVAAAGNSGPTANSIGYPGALVNTVAVAALENVQQNGTFRVADFSSRGKSGQAGDYVIQERDVEVSAPGRAIQSTWNNGGYNSISGTSMATPHISGLAAKIWASNPSWSPQDVRVELQKRAKGNDIKGGSNAAVGDDIASGFGFPTVQSGDQ; this comes from the coding sequence TTGAAAAAAAGAACCGGCAAGTGGTGGGCAATGGGATTACTCTCTTCGGCGCTAGTGATGAGTGTCTTCACAGGCGTAGGGGCAGCTAGTAATGAGTCAACCAACGAATTCAGTGGATCAGGTACTGCACGGGTATTAATTCAGTCAGATTCGGATGTGAGAACCGGTTATTTTGCTGAACCTCTGGAAGTACGCCATGATTTTGGAGAAGAAGGCTTTACCCTCGATCTAAATAGCGATCAACTTAACCAACTGAAAAGCGATCCCAACGTAAAAATTACCGTTTTGAAAAAATTAAAGATCGCTGAGTATATAGAAGAAGATCAAGCAAGTGAGCCAGAGTTCTCTCCTGCGGCAGTCGTTCCGTGGGGAATTAAAGCCATCTACAAGAACCAGTCCCTCTCCGCTACGACTGGCGGTTCAGATGTTCGTGTTGCAGTCCTGGATACTGGCGTATATACGCAGCACGCGGACCTAACCGCTAACGCAGAGCAGTGCAACGATTTCTCGCAAGCTTCTTCTCCTGTTGTTACCGGAGCTTGCAATGATGCGCATGGTCATGGAACACACGTCGCTGGAACTGTCCTCGCTAACGGCGGCAGCGGTGCAGGTATTTATGGCGTAGCACCAGATGCAAAGCTATGGGCATATAAAGTATTGGATGACTCAGGCTCCGGCTATGAAGATGACATTGCCTATGCCATTCGTTACGCTGCTGACCAGTCCGCTCAATTAGGCGTAAAAACGATCATCTCTATGTCCCTTGGCTCTAGCAGTAAGAGTACCCTTATGGAAAGTGCCATCACTTATGCAAACCAAAAAGATGTATTAGTCGTCGCTGCGGCTGGTAACTCTGGACCGACAGCAAATAGCATTGGCTACCCTGGAGCATTAGTGAATACAGTAGCCGTAGCAGCGTTAGAGAATGTTCAGCAAAACGGGACCTTCCGCGTGGCTGACTTCTCTTCTCGTGGCAAGAGCGGGCAAGCGGGAGACTACGTGATTCAAGAGCGCGATGTGGAAGTATCAGCACCAGGACGCGCTATTCAGTCTACATGGAATAACGGAGGCTATAATTCTATCAGCGGAACCTCCATGGCAACACCGCACATTTCTGGTTTGGCTGCAAAAATCTGGGCATCCAATCCATCTTGGAGCCCTCAAGATGTTCGCGTAGAATTGCAAAAACGTGCGAAAGGTAATGACATCAAAGGTGGCTCAAACGCTGCTGTAGGGGACGATATCGCTAGTGGTTTTGGATTCCCAACTGTACAATCTGGCGATCAATAA
- the rpoD gene encoding RNA polymerase sigma factor RpoD — protein MNKQNITSDMEATSIEQVKEQLVELGKKRGALSYKEITARLAGFEQDSDQMDEFFEYLGDQGIEINNNENEDDDDEVDQMIIKDEDNEEFDYDDLSVPPGIKINDPVRMYLKEIGRVPLLSAEEEIKLAQRIEQGDEEAKRRLAEANLRLVVSIAKRYVGRGMLFLDLIQEGNMGLIKAVEKFDYRKGYKFSTYATWWIRQAITRAIADQARTIRIPVHMVETINKLIRVSRQLLQELGREPMPEEIAEKMDLTPEKVREIMKIAQEPVSLETPIGEEDDSHLGDFIEDQDALEPSDAAAYELLKEQLEDVLDTLTDREENVLRLRFGLDDGRTRTLEEVGKVFGVTRERIRQIEAKALRKLRHPSRSKRLKDFLE, from the coding sequence ATGAACAAACAAAATATCACTTCCGACATGGAAGCAACGTCCATCGAACAAGTGAAGGAACAGCTGGTCGAATTAGGTAAGAAACGTGGCGCACTGTCGTATAAGGAGATTACTGCTCGCCTGGCAGGTTTCGAACAGGATTCTGATCAAATGGATGAGTTTTTTGAATATCTTGGTGATCAAGGCATTGAGATTAACAACAATGAGAATGAAGATGACGACGATGAAGTCGATCAAATGATCATCAAGGACGAGGACAACGAAGAATTTGATTATGACGATCTCTCCGTTCCGCCTGGAATTAAGATCAATGACCCTGTACGGATGTATCTGAAGGAAATTGGTCGAGTTCCTCTGCTCTCCGCAGAAGAGGAGATTAAACTGGCACAGCGAATTGAACAAGGTGATGAGGAAGCCAAAAGACGTTTGGCTGAGGCGAACTTGCGATTGGTTGTATCGATTGCGAAGCGTTATGTAGGACGTGGGATGCTATTCCTCGACTTGATTCAAGAAGGGAACATGGGTCTGATTAAAGCGGTGGAAAAGTTTGACTATCGCAAAGGCTACAAGTTCAGTACGTATGCGACCTGGTGGATTCGCCAAGCGATTACCCGTGCCATTGCAGACCAGGCTAGAACGATCCGAATTCCGGTTCATATGGTGGAAACGATTAATAAATTAATTCGCGTTTCCCGTCAGCTTTTGCAAGAGCTAGGTCGTGAACCTATGCCAGAAGAAATCGCTGAAAAAATGGATCTCACTCCGGAAAAAGTTCGGGAAATCATGAAGATTGCTCAAGAACCAGTATCCCTGGAGACTCCAATTGGGGAAGAAGACGACTCCCATTTAGGTGATTTCATTGAGGATCAGGATGCATTGGAGCCATCTGATGCAGCTGCCTATGAACTTTTGAAAGAACAGTTGGAAGACGTTTTGGATACATTAACAGACCGGGAAGAAAATGTACTGCGTCTGCGTTTTGGTTTAGATGACGGTCGTACACGGACGTTAGAAGAAGTAGGCAAAGTGTTTGGCGTAACGCGTGAACGGATTCGTCAGATCGAAGCAAAAGCTCTTCGCAAATTGCGTCATCCGAGTAGAAGTAAACGCTTAAAAGATTTCTTGGAATAA
- a CDS encoding tRNA (adenine(22)-N(1))-methyltransferase, with protein sequence MTSVSISKRLQTIARYCPEGARVADIGSDHALLASYLLVKGIASFVIAGELNEGPFQAAQKQIHTLQVKDRASVRKGNGLAVLHPGEADVICIAGMGGQLIVSILEAGKDKLEGVQRLILQPNVGEEAVRLWMIENGWQLIAESILQEDGVIYEILVAERGNPTVPYEGKDRTQEELLRIGPFLWENKSEVLQEKWLHEQEKWQKVIIQLKRSDKPEAAERIKEIEAEVKWIDEVIACMRTDKQ encoded by the coding sequence ATGACATCAGTATCAATATCCAAGCGGCTACAAACAATTGCCCGCTATTGTCCAGAAGGAGCCCGCGTCGCCGACATCGGGTCGGATCATGCGTTGTTGGCTTCTTATTTGCTTGTAAAAGGAATTGCTTCTTTCGTAATCGCAGGTGAATTGAATGAAGGGCCTTTTCAAGCGGCACAAAAACAAATACATACATTGCAGGTAAAGGATCGCGCTTCGGTGCGTAAAGGAAACGGGCTCGCGGTATTACATCCTGGCGAAGCAGATGTGATCTGCATTGCGGGGATGGGCGGACAATTGATCGTTTCCATTTTGGAAGCAGGAAAAGACAAACTGGAAGGTGTGCAACGCCTGATTCTGCAACCAAACGTAGGGGAAGAAGCAGTTCGCCTGTGGATGATAGAGAATGGTTGGCAGTTAATCGCAGAGTCCATTTTGCAAGAAGACGGCGTGATCTATGAGATTCTCGTCGCAGAACGAGGCAATCCTACCGTGCCTTATGAGGGCAAAGATCGCACACAGGAGGAGCTCCTGCGCATTGGTCCATTTCTTTGGGAGAACAAATCTGAGGTTTTACAAGAGAAGTGGCTGCATGAGCAAGAAAAATGGCAAAAGGTCATCATTCAATTAAAGCGTTCGGACAAGCCGGAAGCAGCAGAACGAATTAAAGAAATCGAAGCAGAAGTAAAATGGATCGATGAGGTGATCGCATGCATGCGCACGGACAAACAGTAA